The following proteins are co-located in the uncultured Draconibacterium sp. genome:
- a CDS encoding NAD(P)-dependent alcohol dehydrogenase, producing MKAIICTKYGTPEVLKMVEVDKPVPKNNEVLIKIHATTVNGADARIRGAVFPSIFNFPVKLAMGFKGPRKKILGVELAGTVEKTGTSVTRFKVGDEVFASAGANFGAHAEYICLAETAEMTHKPSNMSFEEAAAVPHCGLAALYFLKKGKVQPGQKILIHGAAGGIGTFAVQIAKSMGAQVTGVCSTSGIDMIKSIGADRVIDYTCESISMYNDKYDVIFDTVGKSSIQECLEALNDNGQYLSAVHLELSRMLEGIKASLTSNKKVIGGVASYTVENLNYLKNLIEAGKLKTVIDKQYSFHQMVEAHTYVDTGHKKGHVIIRVDAN from the coding sequence ATGAAAGCAATAATTTGTACAAAATATGGAACACCGGAAGTTCTAAAAATGGTGGAAGTGGATAAACCCGTACCAAAAAACAACGAAGTTTTAATTAAAATTCATGCAACAACAGTAAATGGTGCCGATGCACGGATTCGTGGAGCTGTGTTTCCTTCGATATTTAATTTTCCGGTAAAACTAGCAATGGGTTTTAAAGGGCCACGAAAAAAAATTCTTGGTGTTGAACTGGCCGGAACAGTTGAAAAAACCGGGACTAGCGTGACTCGTTTTAAAGTTGGCGATGAAGTTTTTGCCTCGGCAGGAGCCAATTTTGGTGCACATGCAGAATACATTTGTCTGGCCGAAACCGCAGAAATGACGCATAAACCTTCGAACATGAGTTTTGAAGAGGCCGCAGCTGTTCCACATTGTGGGCTTGCAGCATTGTACTTCCTGAAAAAAGGGAAAGTTCAGCCCGGGCAAAAAATTCTTATTCATGGTGCAGCCGGTGGCATTGGTACTTTTGCGGTTCAAATTGCCAAATCGATGGGCGCGCAGGTAACAGGAGTGTGCAGCACCTCTGGTATCGACATGATTAAATCGATTGGTGCCGATAGAGTTATTGATTATACGTGCGAGAGCATTTCGATGTACAACGACAAATATGACGTAATTTTTGATACCGTTGGGAAAAGTTCTATTCAGGAATGTTTGGAAGCACTGAACGACAATGGCCAGTATTTATCTGCTGTTCATCTGGAACTATCCAGAATGTTAGAAGGCATAAAAGCTTCACTTACCAGCAACAAAAAAGTGATTGGAGGAGTAGCAAGCTACACGGTGGAAAATCTGAATTATTTAAAAAATCTGATCGAAGCAGGGAAACTAAAAACGGTGATTGACAAACAATACTCATTTCATCAAATGGTTGAAGCACATACTTATGTCGACACCGGTCATAAAAAAGGACACGTTATAATACGAGTTGATGCGAACTAA